A genome region from Nocardia sp. NBC_00565 includes the following:
- a CDS encoding type IV toxin-antitoxin system AbiEi family antitoxin domain-containing protein gives MGEQHRGTGIPPEFARRPLRTITARQAAAIYPHPRQQLSRLADRGLLHRPADGYYVVVPQEHVGSVWLPELEAVAAGIGAAIYGPDQAMLMGVSAARALGVIPRALAVGVVAVPKQRAPIRLRDRDATIRFVTRDTDRLDAETIGTELGRAVVTTPEQTVLDLAHRPTLGDTEIEVPTAIRALYRRCDPQRLAELAADQRLGTALDRATALATQS, from the coding sequence ATGGGTGAACAACATCGGGGTACCGGAATACCTCCGGAGTTCGCGCGTCGTCCGCTCCGCACGATCACAGCGCGCCAGGCGGCCGCGATCTACCCGCATCCGCGTCAACAGCTGTCCAGACTGGCCGATCGCGGACTGCTGCATCGTCCTGCCGACGGCTATTACGTTGTGGTGCCGCAGGAACATGTCGGGAGCGTCTGGCTTCCGGAACTCGAAGCGGTGGCAGCGGGAATCGGGGCCGCCATCTACGGACCCGACCAAGCCATGCTCATGGGGGTCAGTGCTGCTCGCGCGCTCGGTGTGATTCCGCGTGCGCTCGCCGTGGGAGTGGTTGCCGTGCCCAAACAGCGGGCGCCGATCCGGCTCCGGGATCGCGATGCAACCATTCGGTTCGTGACCCGCGATACCGATCGCCTCGACGCCGAAACGATAGGCACGGAGCTCGGCCGCGCGGTGGTGACAACACCGGAACAGACCGTGCTGGACCTGGCACACCGCCCGACGCTCGGCGACACCGAGATCGAGGTGCCCACCGCTATCCGCGCGCTGTACCGCAGGTGCGATCCCCAGCGACTCGCCGAGTTGGCCGCCGACCAACGTCTGGGCACCGCTTTGGATCGAGCCACCGCGTTGGCCACCCAGTCATGA